TCAGCTCTGATCGCGTACTTAGACTCAATAACGCAAATGGAGCTTGATAATTTCAGGATCTACTCCGAGTACACTGCCGCCGCGTACTGCAACGTGGGCCGCAAGCCTGGCGACCGCATCaagtgcggcggcggcaccacctGTGCCGGCGTAGAAGCCAACAACGCCACCATCTCGTCCACGTTTGTGTATgtccccctttcccttgACCATCCCACCGCTCGTTCGAGTTGAGCGCACCCTCAAAGCTGACACCCATTTTCCCCCAGCGGCCGCTTGACCGGAGCCGGGGCCATCATCGCGCTCGACCACACCCGCCGCGAGATCATCCTGGCCTTCCGCGGCAGCGACAACATCCGCAACTGGATCACCAACTTCGTCTTCGCCCGCGAGGACtgcgacctcgtcgccaactGCAAGGTCCACAGCGGCTTCCGCAAGGCCTGGCAGGAGATtgccgacgccaccacccacgGACTCGAAGCAGCCACGCGtgcttgctcctcctcctcctcctccccacacggcaacgacgactaCAAGGTCGTCATCGCAGGGTactcgctcggcggcgccgtcgccaccctcgcggccgcccacctgcgccgcgcggggctcgtcgccgacgtcttcACCTTTGGTTCGCCGCGCGTCGGCAACGACGCCTTCGCCAACTTCgtcaccagccagcccggcggccgctcgTGGCGCGTCACCCACCGCGACGACCCCGTGCCCCGGCTGGGCCCCATGTTTCTCGGCTACCGCCACATCTCGCCCGAGTACTGGCtcgcggggggcggcgtggACCAGACGGACTatcccgtcggcgccgtgcgccgctgcgacggcatcgccaacaCGGAGTGCAATGCCGGGACGTTTGGCCTCAACATCTTCTCTCATCTCTACTACCTTACCCACATGATTGGCTGTGCCAAGTTCCCTCAACCTTGGAAACGAGACTCTCAGGGCGTCTCGGAtgaggagctggagcagcgTCTCACTCTGTGGAGCCAGTGGGATCAGAACTTGGTCAAGGGCGCTTGATGGGCGCGAGGCCCCCGGGCTGTCGCATCGTTCGGCAGGTAAACATCCAAGGGTCTGGGACACGGCCAGCCGGCGCATAATGAATACAACTACCGTATGCACCTCACCGTACAGAGTTTCAAGTGGCCCACTGGCAGCGAGGAGTGCTGgcttggccagccagctcggAAACCACGACAACCAGCATAACTTCGACGAGAGAATGGCAGCTGATTTCTCTCTTGAGGCAAATGGGTGTCAGAGACTCTACTTCCTACGGCGGGGCGCAAGTCACTTGCCTTGGTGTATACGGTACTCCGATCGCATGTCGCATGGCTTTCATCGACCTCCTCATGTTACAAACACGTAGCCCATTCCTTTAGTATActggcgtcggcatcggaTAACTGTACATAGCCTTCAGAAACGTCATGTGGCACTTGCCCATTCGCGCCGAACTCCGTGTAGTTGCTCTGACCAGGCTCTAAACGCCGGGAGAGACAGCAGCAATCCATCTTGTACATGCTCATTATTCCGTTCCCTCGGTAATCATGCCTTGCGCATTAGGTACCCCCACCATGATTACTCCGCGTGGTACACGAACGTCCCTCACCTTCATGCACCCAAACACATTGatctccttgatcttgggACAGGCCCGGAAGACGCACCCCAGGATGAAGTCCGTCACCTCCTCACAGAAACTGATTTCGAGCTTTTTCAGCTCGGGATAATGAGCCTTTTCATCAAAGGCCTCCTCGAACGCTTCTCGTGAGATATGTCGGCACGCGTGGACATTCAGATGCTCAAGCCTGGATCCAGAATGCGCCATCAAGGCCTTGAATCCGTCACTGCACAGGCCAATCCCATCGTCATTGTGGCGTGGTCGGGTCGAATCGACGTGCCGGCACTTTTGCAGGTCCAGAAACTGGAGTGGCGGGTTTGCCCAGTTTGTAAACAGGTCCGCGAATCCCTTGTCGGTCATATGCTCGCTCTCGGTAATGCGCAACTTTGCGAGGGAGTGGCAGTGTTCGTGGATGGCTTCCAGGACCCTGTCGTCCGCGTCGGGGACAATCTTCAACGACAGGGTGCGGAGAGTCCCGCCCACCTTGGAGAGGGCTCGAGTGA
The genomic region above belongs to Purpureocillium takamizusanense chromosome 5, complete sequence and contains:
- a CDS encoding uncharacterized protein (EggNog:ENOG503P2DI~SECRETED:SignalP(1-16~SECRETED:cutsite=VMA-KP~SECRETED:prob=0.8261)~COG:G) gives rise to the protein MKATYLLAVASAAVMAKPMKLSKDSMVVHNLEQRHSITQMELDNFRIYSEYTAAAYCNVGRKPGDRIKCGGGTTCAGVEANNATISSTFVGRLTGAGAIIALDHTRREIILAFRGSDNIRNWITNFVFAREDCDLVANCKVHSGFRKAWQEIADATTHGLEAATRACSSSSSSPHGNDDYKVVIAGYSLGGAVATLAAAHLRRAGLVADVFTFGSPRVGNDAFANFVTSQPGGRSWRVTHRDDPVPRLGPMFLGYRHISPEYWLAGGGVDQTDYPVGAVRRCDGIANTECNAGTFGLNIFSHLYYLTHMIGCAKFPQPWKRDSQGVSDEELEQRLTLWSQWDQNLVKGA